A genomic region of Aeropyrum pernix K1 contains the following coding sequences:
- a CDS encoding FUN14 domain-containing protein codes for MAEITAGDIFTGVLLQLGGGGILGFAAGYALKKAIKILLLVVGVFTLGLMGLAYYGVISVNWDKLALLVERAISGGGAAAASLKSYIIAATPFAASFLVGFSLGFKYG; via the coding sequence TTGGCGGAGATCACGGCAGGGGACATATTCACCGGCGTCCTGCTACAGCTGGGGGGCGGCGGGATCCTTGGATTCGCTGCTGGATACGCTCTAAAGAAGGCTATAAAGATTCTACTACTGGTGGTAGGGGTCTTCACACTAGGCCTAATGGGCCTCGCCTACTACGGCGTCATAAGCGTCAACTGGGACAAGCTCGCCCTCCTGGTTGAGAGGGCGATATCTGGGGGCGGAGCAGCGGCGGCAAGCCTCAAGTCCTACATAATAGCTGCAACGCCCTTCGCAGCAAGCTTCCTCGTAGGGTTCTCACTGGGCTTCAAGTACGGCTAG
- a CDS encoding tRNA (N(6)-L-threonylcarbamoyladenosine(37)-C(2))-methylthiotransferase: protein MECAEKVEAEIPGQAGRRAGKPSRTYYLEVYGCSLSEFDALIMASRLEEAGYRRVARPEDADVILVNTCAVRLDTEQRIAERLEKLRLQLPDRKYVVAGCLVKARPGLVARLVPEASLLAPQAVERVLDAVDALESGRRLVVLDGRRDTRSMPQLPITDAVVTVMIQEGCLGDCSFCITKVARRQVRSYSPRVIVERVREAVEKGAREIRLTGTDVAVYGVDLPGKPNLADLVAAILEKVEGDYRIRVGMMTPDQVEPYLDSLLDVYRDERVYKYFHLPVQSGDDEVLKIMKRNYTVSEYKAIHRRIKSRFPDAMIATDIIVGHPGETWEAFWNTVRLVEELRFEKVHLAQYSLRPHTEAASMEQVPDSVKKERSRILGKIVAEIGLEINGSYVGRRVRALVTERSWREGSMTGRLDNYTPIILPYEERAMGRWVYAEVEEATFFDLRSSKFEPAP, encoded by the coding sequence ATGGAGTGCGCTGAGAAGGTGGAAGCAGAGATCCCAGGCCAGGCGGGCAGACGGGCTGGCAAGCCCAGCCGCACGTACTATCTAGAGGTCTACGGATGCTCGCTCTCAGAGTTCGACGCCCTCATAATGGCGTCCAGGCTAGAGGAAGCTGGTTATAGGCGGGTGGCGCGGCCTGAGGATGCCGATGTAATTCTAGTTAACACGTGCGCGGTCAGGCTTGACACTGAGCAGAGGATAGCTGAGAGGCTCGAGAAACTGAGGCTCCAACTGCCTGACAGGAAATACGTGGTGGCGGGCTGTCTTGTCAAGGCGAGGCCCGGCCTGGTTGCGAGGCTTGTACCGGAGGCCAGCCTTCTCGCACCCCAGGCTGTTGAGAGGGTTCTCGATGCTGTAGACGCCCTCGAGTCTGGGCGGAGGCTTGTGGTTCTCGACGGCAGGAGAGACACTAGGTCAATGCCCCAGCTCCCTATTACTGATGCTGTCGTTACGGTGATGATCCAGGAGGGTTGCCTGGGAGACTGCAGCTTCTGCATCACCAAGGTGGCCAGGAGGCAGGTGAGGAGCTACAGCCCGAGGGTCATAGTGGAGAGGGTCAGGGAGGCTGTCGAGAAGGGGGCCAGGGAGATAAGGCTGACGGGGACCGATGTTGCGGTCTACGGTGTCGACCTACCCGGAAAGCCCAATCTGGCGGACCTGGTGGCTGCTATCCTGGAGAAGGTTGAGGGGGACTATAGGATAAGGGTGGGGATGATGACGCCAGACCAGGTTGAGCCCTATCTGGACAGCCTCCTCGACGTCTACAGGGATGAAAGGGTGTACAAGTATTTCCACCTCCCTGTGCAAAGCGGTGATGACGAGGTCCTCAAGATTATGAAGAGGAACTACACAGTCAGCGAGTACAAGGCAATCCACAGGAGGATCAAGTCCAGGTTCCCCGACGCTATGATAGCGACCGACATTATCGTCGGCCACCCAGGCGAGACCTGGGAGGCGTTCTGGAACACTGTAAGGCTTGTTGAGGAGCTGAGGTTCGAAAAGGTCCACCTTGCCCAGTACAGCCTGAGGCCCCACACCGAGGCGGCGTCCATGGAGCAGGTTCCCGACAGTGTCAAGAAGGAGAGGAGCAGGATACTGGGGAAGATAGTCGCGGAGATAGGTTTAGAGATCAACGGGAGTTATGTGGGGCGAAGGGTGAGAGCCCTCGTCACAGAGCGGTCCTGGAGGGAGGGGAGCATGACCGGGAGGCTAGACAACTACACACCCATAATCCTACCCTACGAGGAGAGGGCTATGGGAAGGTGGGTCTATGCGGAAGTTGAGGAGGCCACATTCTTCGACCTGAGGTCCTCGAAGTTCGAACCGGCTCCTTAA
- a CDS encoding translation initiation factor IF-2 subunit beta — translation MSGSVLDEEAEKLMDYDYLLEKLYKKVPPKSGTSEYRIPEPQIIRIGSQTVIRNFREIAQALKRDPKLVARYLQKELATAASYEEESGQLILNVKVSRKVVNQFLQLFMKTYVRCPTCGSIDTKLLRQERAYMLKCEACGAEQPVKPI, via the coding sequence ATGTCTGGAAGCGTTTTGGACGAGGAGGCCGAGAAGCTAATGGACTACGACTACCTACTGGAGAAGCTGTACAAGAAAGTTCCTCCCAAGAGCGGGACCTCGGAGTACCGCATACCTGAGCCCCAGATAATCAGGATAGGAAGCCAGACGGTGATAAGGAACTTCAGGGAGATAGCCCAGGCTCTCAAGAGGGATCCGAAGCTCGTGGCAAGATATCTCCAGAAGGAGCTGGCAACTGCTGCGAGCTACGAGGAGGAGAGCGGCCAGCTCATTCTCAATGTCAAGGTGTCGAGGAAGGTTGTAAACCAGTTCCTCCAGCTGTTCATGAAGACATACGTGCGCTGCCCAACCTGCGGGAGCATCGACACCAAGCTCCTGAGGCAGGAGAGGGCTTACATGCTGAAGTGCGAGGCCTGCGGCGCAGAGCAGCCTGTGAAGCCTATATAG
- a CDS encoding radical SAM protein, which produces MPIYAVPEWYIVRPDALTVWRRYPQVEEKLGWYSRVMRGEEPPKYRIVRTFEVGFDSEDDIRRALTEELWREHERVAGEFRRLFRSLREGGSYEGDIKDARPSLMDVKVELVRRLASPCELCERRCRVERAKSRRGACRLAWEVYVHSAFLHLGEEAPLVPSGTIFYGGCNFTCVFCQNWDVSQWKARDAHIVTPRRLGEIQDRLAEAGARNINHVGGDPVPSLHVIVESMKYASHLKPQLWNSNMYMTLEALDILVDLIDIWLPDLKFGNDRCAMRLSAVPRYWEVTTRNILLAAEHGDMIIRHLVMPGHVECCTKPVLRWIAENLGDRVLVNIMDQYHPDNLVLRMPHKWPEIARRPSRREIEEAWRYAEQLGLDWEPVTK; this is translated from the coding sequence ATGCCGATATACGCTGTGCCGGAGTGGTACATCGTCAGGCCCGACGCGCTGACAGTGTGGAGAAGGTATCCGCAGGTCGAGGAGAAGCTGGGGTGGTATTCGAGGGTTATGAGGGGCGAGGAGCCGCCCAAGTATAGGATAGTACGGACGTTCGAGGTTGGTTTCGACAGTGAGGATGATATTAGGAGAGCTTTGACGGAGGAGCTGTGGAGGGAGCACGAGAGGGTTGCAGGCGAGTTCAGGAGGCTTTTCAGGAGCCTCAGGGAGGGGGGAAGTTATGAGGGGGACATTAAGGATGCGAGGCCCAGCTTGATGGATGTGAAGGTGGAGCTTGTCAGGAGGCTGGCGAGCCCCTGCGAGCTTTGTGAGAGGAGGTGTAGAGTTGAGCGGGCCAAGAGCCGCCGGGGCGCCTGCAGGCTGGCCTGGGAGGTTTATGTGCACAGCGCCTTCCTCCACCTCGGCGAGGAAGCCCCCCTTGTCCCGAGCGGCACAATATTCTATGGGGGGTGCAACTTCACCTGCGTCTTCTGCCAGAACTGGGACGTAAGCCAGTGGAAGGCAAGGGATGCCCATATAGTTACGCCTAGGAGGCTGGGGGAGATCCAGGATAGGCTTGCCGAGGCCGGCGCGCGGAACATTAACCACGTCGGCGGCGACCCCGTCCCTAGCCTCCACGTTATCGTTGAGAGCATGAAGTACGCCAGCCACCTGAAGCCGCAGCTGTGGAACAGCAACATGTACATGACTCTAGAAGCGCTGGACATACTTGTAGATCTCATAGACATCTGGCTGCCAGACCTCAAGTTTGGGAATGACAGGTGCGCCATGAGGCTTTCAGCAGTGCCCCGGTACTGGGAGGTGACCACGAGGAACATACTGCTCGCCGCCGAGCATGGGGACATGATTATAAGGCACCTAGTAATGCCGGGCCATGTGGAGTGCTGCACTAAGCCTGTGCTGAGGTGGATAGCAGAAAACCTTGGTGATAGGGTTCTCGTCAACATAATGGACCAGTACCACCCCGACAACCTAGTTCTCAGGATGCCACACAAGTGGCCTGAAATAGCACGGAGGCCCTCCAGGAGGGAGATCGAAGAGGCTTGGAGGTACGCTGAGCAGCTCGGCCTCGACTGGGAGCCCGTGACCAAATAG
- the tpiA gene encoding triose-phosphate isomerase, which translates to MKPVLAVNMKTYSSAFGEGARRLARDAARVAREVDVRVILVAPLINASSLAGVYGDVYIQHADPVDLGAHTGYTPVEAAAAEGLRGVMVNHSEHKVTYRHLQAVVSKARSLGLEVLACADTPEEAAAAALLRPSMVALEPPELIGTGIPVSQAKPEVITRGVEAVARVAPGVAVLAGAGITAGEDARRAVELGAQGVLVASAVMKAKDPHGKMLELAEAMAKP; encoded by the coding sequence TTGAAGCCCGTTCTCGCCGTTAACATGAAGACCTACAGCTCAGCCTTCGGAGAGGGGGCTAGACGCCTGGCCAGAGATGCGGCGCGGGTAGCGCGGGAGGTGGATGTCAGGGTTATACTTGTGGCGCCATTGATAAACGCCTCCTCCCTGGCTGGGGTGTATGGCGACGTTTACATCCAGCACGCCGACCCCGTCGATCTGGGGGCTCACACGGGCTACACCCCCGTCGAGGCCGCTGCGGCAGAGGGGTTGAGGGGGGTTATGGTTAACCACAGCGAGCATAAGGTAACCTACAGGCACCTACAGGCTGTGGTCTCGAAGGCTAGGAGCCTGGGGCTAGAGGTCCTCGCGTGCGCCGACACTCCTGAGGAAGCCGCTGCGGCTGCGCTCCTAAGGCCATCCATGGTCGCCCTCGAGCCGCCCGAGCTCATAGGTACCGGTATACCCGTTTCACAGGCAAAACCCGAGGTCATAACCCGGGGTGTAGAGGCAGTAGCCCGTGTAGCACCCGGAGTTGCCGTCCTAGCAGGCGCGGGCATAACTGCGGGGGAGGATGCTAGGCGCGCTGTAGAGCTCGGCGCCCAGGGGGTGCTCGTGGCTAGCGCGGTGATGAAAGCCAAGGACCCCCATGGGAAGATGCTGGAGCTTGCTGAAGCTATGGCCAAGCCCTAA
- a CDS encoding GNAT family N-acetyltransferase: protein MDVELEVSGFIQRLRHSRLRGLLVVGTGDVKAWAEKLAGYAGGDCALVSPSAGRLPGICRSWAPPGSIERILGGEYAAAIIAVPGLLRPSIIAGAGETVRSGGFLAIVADPPDRWDPGPPRGTGLYREYLFSAIRDNPVHLWIDDESGRIVSESFLEYTGVGAQGWSPGRYKPSPGSGVPRRLVSACRSESQARALESLARFFRGRWRSALVRGDRGRGKSYVIGLALAYAAWRRLIGRAVLVGPTPLSVQSVMAGLLRGLDVLGLKGHRVVRTSGGEVIRVSGPWFRIAYEQPDTAEPSPLVVVDEAAAVGVARVRRLSWRSGKSLVATTIHGYEGSGRAFARLLPNILPKPFIELELREPIRYLPGDPLEEWLYTVFMLRAEPQEPGDPSAARPVEVSREVLARDREVLRSVYGILVQAHYRNTPDDLLAMLESPHHRIYALEADGTPVAVADVVLEGPDVEEEARIALERLLYMAGSPGSGVVSWRVSRIAVHEDLQRRGLGSRLLRHVEAQARESGASLVTTMFSRHDVIPFWLKNGFKPFYVSPRYNRVTGEKNVALAKPLDSAGAEILEKASKTLALKLALAGSSIYRDLAAEKLALLLHHTPATAPPLYLTRIQARHLEGFLKGEVMADQAFDAVYIALLSTLLATRSWNPVEPGLVGAVARVVQGKPYSEVASIIGASTVDEAVGKVEEYIRGILEGARSLWSGRVIP from the coding sequence GTGGACGTTGAGTTGGAGGTCAGCGGTTTCATCCAGAGGCTCAGGCATTCTAGGCTTAGGGGCCTGCTGGTAGTTGGCACGGGGGATGTGAAGGCCTGGGCGGAGAAGCTGGCTGGCTATGCTGGTGGGGATTGCGCTTTAGTCTCTCCCTCAGCCGGGAGACTGCCCGGCATCTGCAGATCTTGGGCGCCCCCCGGCTCCATAGAAAGGATACTCGGTGGAGAATACGCTGCTGCCATAATAGCGGTGCCAGGCCTCCTCAGGCCCTCCATCATAGCGGGGGCGGGTGAGACAGTCCGCTCCGGGGGGTTCCTGGCTATAGTGGCTGACCCGCCGGACCGGTGGGACCCGGGGCCTCCCCGCGGCACCGGGCTCTACAGGGAGTACCTATTCTCCGCGATAAGGGATAACCCGGTGCACCTGTGGATCGACGACGAGTCGGGCCGGATAGTATCCGAGTCTTTTCTAGAATACACGGGGGTCGGCGCCCAGGGCTGGAGCCCCGGTAGATACAAGCCGTCACCAGGCTCAGGCGTCCCCAGGAGGCTAGTATCGGCTTGCAGGTCGGAGAGCCAAGCCCGGGCGCTCGAGAGCCTGGCCCGCTTCTTCAGGGGGCGTTGGCGGAGCGCCCTGGTTAGGGGTGATAGGGGGCGCGGTAAGAGCTACGTCATAGGCCTAGCCCTGGCCTATGCCGCGTGGAGGAGGCTTATCGGCAGGGCCGTGCTGGTCGGGCCCACGCCCCTCTCGGTTCAGAGCGTGATGGCAGGGCTGCTCAGGGGGCTCGATGTTCTGGGGTTGAAGGGGCATAGGGTGGTGAGGACCTCCGGGGGCGAGGTTATCAGGGTTTCGGGGCCGTGGTTCAGGATAGCCTACGAGCAGCCCGACACCGCCGAGCCCTCGCCCCTGGTGGTTGTGGACGAGGCCGCCGCGGTGGGCGTCGCCAGAGTTAGGAGGCTGTCGTGGAGGAGTGGGAAGTCTCTGGTGGCGACAACTATACACGGCTACGAGGGGAGTGGGAGGGCCTTCGCAAGGCTCCTGCCCAACATACTCCCGAAGCCTTTCATTGAGCTGGAGCTCAGGGAGCCTATACGCTACCTCCCCGGAGACCCGCTGGAGGAGTGGCTTTACACCGTGTTCATGCTGAGAGCCGAGCCCCAGGAGCCTGGCGACCCCTCCGCCGCCAGGCCCGTGGAGGTGTCTAGGGAGGTCCTCGCCAGGGATAGGGAGGTCCTCAGGAGCGTCTACGGCATACTCGTCCAGGCCCACTACCGAAACACTCCCGACGACCTCCTCGCCATGCTGGAGAGCCCGCACCACAGGATATACGCTCTGGAGGCGGACGGCACCCCCGTGGCTGTCGCCGACGTCGTCCTCGAAGGCCCGGATGTGGAGGAGGAGGCTAGGATAGCCTTGGAAAGGCTGCTCTACATGGCTGGCAGCCCCGGCTCCGGGGTGGTGTCGTGGAGGGTGTCTAGGATAGCTGTGCATGAGGACCTCCAGCGGAGGGGCCTGGGCAGCAGGCTCCTCAGGCATGTAGAGGCGCAGGCCAGGGAGTCGGGCGCTAGCCTGGTTACAACCATGTTCTCCAGGCACGACGTGATACCTTTCTGGCTTAAGAACGGGTTCAAACCGTTCTACGTCAGCCCCAGGTACAACAGGGTTACTGGGGAGAAGAACGTCGCCCTGGCAAAACCCCTAGACAGCGCTGGCGCAGAGATCCTGGAAAAAGCCTCTAAAACGCTAGCCCTGAAACTGGCTCTCGCAGGGTCGAGCATATACCGCGACCTCGCTGCAGAGAAGCTGGCGCTCCTCCTCCACCACACCCCGGCGACAGCACCTCCCCTATACCTTACGAGGATACAGGCCAGGCATCTAGAAGGCTTCCTCAAGGGGGAAGTGATGGCCGACCAGGCCTTCGACGCCGTCTACATAGCCCTTCTGAGCACACTCCTAGCCACAAGGAGCTGGAACCCCGTTGAACCGGGTCTCGTAGGGGCAGTGGCGAGGGTCGTCCAGGGGAAGCCCTACAGCGAGGTGGCCTCGATAATCGGGGCCTCCACGGTTGACGAGGCTGTGGGGAAGGTTGAGGAGTATATCAGGGGTATACTTGAGGGGGCCAGGAGCCTGTGGAGCGGGAGGGTAATACCGTAA
- a CDS encoding DUF996 domain-containing protein → MTSIPQDIGTARMLGIAGSALVLLGILIPFLSLIGFVLVLVSLYMLSKQMGEESIFRNAVISVVLSIAGFIVFAFLTGASFFAMAGALGSGELTALTAAGIGSLLAGFVILYIAMVASAVFFRRALEALAGRTGVDMFRHAGLAYLVGSITLIVLVGGLILLIAWVLLLVGFIQLRPEQGMETQAAVQEGPGESIGQT, encoded by the coding sequence TTGACTTCTATACCTCAGGATATTGGAACTGCCAGGATGCTGGGGATAGCTGGGTCTGCCCTAGTCCTCCTCGGCATCCTCATCCCGTTTCTGAGCCTCATAGGCTTTGTTCTCGTGCTAGTGTCGCTGTATATGCTATCAAAGCAGATGGGAGAGGAGTCTATCTTCAGAAACGCTGTTATAAGCGTCGTCCTCTCGATAGCAGGCTTCATAGTCTTCGCCTTCCTCACGGGCGCCAGCTTCTTCGCCATGGCAGGGGCCCTCGGCTCTGGAGAGCTGACCGCCCTCACCGCTGCCGGGATCGGCTCCCTGCTGGCAGGGTTTGTAATCCTTTACATAGCAATGGTTGCGTCGGCCGTCTTCTTCCGGAGGGCGTTAGAAGCGCTGGCCGGCAGGACAGGAGTCGACATGTTCAGACACGCCGGCCTCGCCTACCTCGTAGGGTCCATAACGCTGATAGTGCTCGTCGGGGGGCTCATCCTCCTCATAGCATGGGTGTTGCTCCTGGTGGGGTTCATACAGCTGAGGCCAGAGCAGGGGATGGAGACGCAGGCAGCGGTTCAGGAGGGGCCAGGAGAGTCTATAGGCCAAACCTGA
- a CDS encoding alpha/beta hydrolase family protein, with product MPVEFSRIVRDVERLIAVEKYSLQGVVDGDKLLVVGFSEGSVNAYLYDGGETVKLNREPINSVLDPHYGVGRVILVRDVSKGAEQHALFKVNTSRPGEEQRLEAVKPMRILSGVDTGEAVVFTGATEDRVALYALDGGGLRELARLPGFGFVSDIRGDLIAGLGFFGGGRVSLFTSNLSSGGLRVFDSGEGSFSSASISPGMKVTAGLETAREARLVTVDPRDGSVEDLELPSKDFSSYRPTAITWLGYLPDGRLAVVARREGRSAVFIDGERVEAPQGNHGRVVLWRGKLVTSHTSLSTPPRIVSLPSGEPLLEGGLPEDLRRSIAGSRLVWVESFDGSRVPTYVLESGRAPTPGPTVVLVHGGPFAEDSDSWDTFAASLAAAGFHVVMPNYRGSTGYGEEWRLKIIGDPCGGELEDVSAAARWARESGLASELYIMGYSYGGYMTLCALTMKPGLFKAGVAGASVVDWEEMYELSDAAFRNFIEQLTGGSREIMRSRSPINHVDRIKEPLALIHPQNDSRTPLKPLLRLMGELLARGKTFEAHIIPDAGHAINTMEDAVKILLPAVFFLATQRERR from the coding sequence ATGCCTGTTGAGTTCTCGAGGATTGTTAGGGATGTTGAGCGTCTAATCGCTGTTGAGAAGTATAGTCTCCAAGGCGTCGTGGATGGTGATAAGCTTCTCGTAGTGGGGTTTAGTGAGGGGTCTGTGAACGCCTACCTCTACGACGGTGGCGAGACTGTCAAGCTCAACAGGGAGCCTATAAACAGCGTTCTAGACCCCCACTATGGCGTCGGAAGGGTTATACTGGTTAGAGACGTCTCGAAGGGGGCTGAGCAGCATGCCCTCTTCAAGGTTAACACCTCCAGGCCAGGCGAGGAGCAGCGGCTCGAGGCTGTAAAGCCTATGAGGATTCTCAGCGGCGTCGACACAGGGGAGGCGGTCGTATTCACCGGTGCCACCGAGGATAGGGTGGCCCTCTACGCCCTAGACGGCGGTGGCCTCAGGGAGCTTGCGAGGCTCCCCGGCTTCGGGTTCGTATCGGACATCAGGGGAGACCTCATAGCGGGGCTCGGCTTCTTCGGCGGCGGCAGAGTATCGCTTTTCACTTCAAACCTCTCCTCCGGGGGGCTTAGGGTCTTCGACAGCGGGGAGGGCAGCTTCTCCTCCGCCTCTATATCACCTGGAATGAAAGTTACGGCTGGTCTTGAAACAGCTAGGGAGGCCAGGCTTGTCACGGTAGACCCGAGGGATGGGTCGGTTGAGGACCTCGAGCTGCCCTCGAAAGACTTCAGCAGCTACAGGCCCACCGCCATCACCTGGCTAGGCTACTTGCCCGACGGCAGGCTGGCCGTGGTTGCCAGGAGGGAGGGGCGGAGCGCCGTCTTCATAGACGGGGAGAGGGTTGAGGCCCCCCAGGGTAACCATGGGAGGGTGGTTCTATGGAGGGGCAAGCTGGTCACCAGCCACACGAGCCTCTCAACGCCGCCGAGGATAGTGTCTCTACCCAGTGGGGAGCCCCTGCTTGAGGGTGGGCTGCCTGAGGACCTCAGGCGCTCCATAGCCGGGTCAAGGCTGGTTTGGGTCGAGAGCTTCGACGGCTCCAGGGTCCCGACTTATGTGCTGGAGAGCGGGAGGGCCCCGACTCCAGGCCCCACGGTTGTGCTGGTACACGGCGGGCCCTTCGCGGAGGACAGCGACTCCTGGGACACTTTCGCCGCCAGCCTCGCGGCGGCTGGCTTCCACGTGGTCATGCCTAACTACCGGGGGAGCACAGGCTATGGCGAGGAGTGGAGGCTCAAGATCATAGGCGACCCCTGCGGCGGTGAGCTCGAGGATGTATCGGCGGCAGCCAGGTGGGCCAGGGAGAGCGGCCTCGCCAGCGAGCTTTACATCATGGGCTACAGCTACGGCGGCTACATGACCCTATGCGCCCTAACAATGAAGCCAGGCCTCTTCAAGGCCGGTGTCGCGGGAGCCAGTGTAGTGGACTGGGAGGAGATGTACGAGCTCAGCGACGCCGCCTTCCGGAACTTCATAGAGCAGCTGACGGGAGGTAGCAGGGAGATAATGAGGAGCAGGAGCCCCATAAACCATGTCGACAGGATAAAGGAGCCCCTAGCCCTCATACACCCTCAGAACGACAGCAGAACACCGCTGAAACCCCTACTGAGGCTCATGGGAGAGCTGCTGGCGCGGGGGAAGACGTTCGAAGCCCACATTATACCCGACGCCGGCCACGCTATAAACACAATGGAGGACGCAGTAAAGATACTCCTGCCCGCCGTCTTCTTCCTAGCCACCCAGAGGGAGAGGAGATAG
- a CDS encoding ABC transporter ATP-binding protein has translation MGCTVEARGLRKRFGGRTAVAGVSFSVGDGERACIMGPNGSGKTTLLRMVSGVLRPSGGSVRVCGYDVWGDGWREARGLIGFAPQDPPMARRMTGAEYITVVGGLLGLSPGVARREARRVLEMLGFEDVLGRVVARLSGGQRRALGIALALASNPEVVVLDEPGSGLDVRARESLWASLRKAFKGRTVLFSSHDPQEAEAESDRVLIMHRGRLAAWGKPRELIQRYAPKPRVRVWADRAPDGLEPVHTGPGFSDYLIEAPGDVARIASAYSGAGILVERIEVLKPSLREVFFAVTGEEMD, from the coding sequence TTGGGCTGTACTGTGGAGGCACGGGGTTTACGGAAGAGGTTCGGCGGGAGGACTGCAGTGGCTGGCGTCTCGTTTAGTGTCGGGGATGGTGAGAGGGCTTGTATCATGGGTCCTAACGGGAGCGGTAAGACGACTCTCCTCAGGATGGTGTCCGGGGTGCTGAGGCCCTCCGGGGGGAGTGTGCGTGTCTGCGGCTACGATGTGTGGGGCGACGGGTGGCGGGAGGCCAGGGGGCTTATAGGATTCGCCCCTCAGGACCCGCCTATGGCTAGGAGGATGACGGGCGCCGAGTATATTACGGTGGTTGGCGGCCTCCTGGGCCTTAGCCCCGGAGTTGCAAGGAGGGAGGCTAGGAGGGTTCTCGAGATGCTCGGGTTTGAGGATGTGCTTGGGAGGGTTGTGGCTAGGCTTAGCGGCGGGCAGAGGAGGGCTCTCGGCATAGCCCTGGCTCTCGCGTCGAACCCTGAGGTTGTCGTGCTAGACGAGCCTGGTAGCGGGCTTGACGTGAGGGCCAGGGAGTCCCTATGGGCCTCACTCAGGAAGGCCTTCAAGGGGAGGACCGTGTTATTCAGCAGCCACGACCCCCAGGAGGCTGAAGCGGAGTCGGACAGGGTACTCATAATGCACAGGGGTAGGCTAGCTGCATGGGGGAAGCCTAGGGAGCTTATTCAACGATACGCACCCAAGCCCAGGGTTAGAGTGTGGGCGGATAGGGCGCCGGATGGGCTGGAGCCCGTCCACACTGGCCCCGGGTTCTCGGACTACCTTATAGAGGCTCCGGGGGACGTCGCGAGGATAGCCTCTGCATACAGCGGGGCGGGGATACTTGTTGAGAGGATAGAGGTCCTCAAGCCCAGCCTGAGGGAGGTTTTCTTCGCGGTAACGGGGGAGGAGATGGATTGA
- a CDS encoding ABC transporter permease: MRRGRRSGFTLGLVSGGLMTIYSLRRSPSVLLWYIGFPLLLLVIAKYIFLGGGGAPVVGVYPEGSPAYEVLESMGVKVEEYGSLGELFEDLSRGFIVVAVIEENGEARVLYSGEEYSLLAQGVAEAVAASRLAGGPGAGEDLRALESLLFRAAGVHVEPFIDNAGPGRALAEYSVNLVGVESLYIALYGGMVMLIAMRREGMLDLVASSPGGPRSLLGFMTGMNLTASLVTTLAILTASIALGADYSGVSPAGVVAGAFLILVGLETIFLASIPLSLLVKAEETAAALAGIAGFLLIFSTGLAVPREMLPGLLAEASLYFPLTLAVELGKDAIFASATPSEVLTEAWPLYLSLALAGLVGILSYRRVMALAVEE, translated from the coding sequence TTGAGGCGTGGAAGGAGGTCGGGCTTCACCCTAGGCCTGGTGTCGGGGGGGCTCATGACGATCTACAGCCTCCGCAGGAGCCCCTCAGTCCTCCTCTGGTACATAGGCTTCCCCCTTCTGCTCCTGGTGATAGCCAAGTACATATTCCTAGGCGGGGGAGGGGCTCCAGTTGTGGGAGTCTACCCGGAAGGCTCGCCCGCCTACGAGGTCCTCGAGAGCATGGGGGTGAAGGTGGAGGAGTACGGCTCCCTGGGGGAGTTGTTTGAGGACCTCAGCAGGGGTTTCATAGTGGTTGCAGTAATCGAGGAGAACGGGGAGGCTAGGGTTCTGTATAGTGGGGAGGAGTATAGCCTGCTGGCCCAGGGGGTGGCGGAGGCCGTAGCAGCCTCCAGGCTAGCCGGGGGTCCCGGGGCGGGTGAGGACCTCAGAGCACTGGAGTCTCTACTCTTCAGAGCCGCCGGTGTCCACGTGGAGCCCTTCATAGACAACGCCGGCCCAGGGAGGGCTCTGGCCGAGTATAGCGTGAACCTTGTTGGCGTCGAGTCGCTCTACATCGCCCTCTACGGCGGCATGGTCATGCTCATAGCCATGAGGAGGGAGGGGATGCTAGACCTAGTGGCCTCCAGCCCTGGCGGCCCCCGGAGCCTCCTCGGCTTCATGACGGGGATGAACCTGACCGCTTCACTGGTGACAACCCTCGCAATACTCACGGCCTCCATAGCCCTTGGAGCAGACTACAGCGGTGTAAGCCCTGCCGGAGTCGTCGCCGGGGCATTCCTGATACTGGTGGGCCTCGAGACTATATTCCTAGCCTCCATACCCCTCAGCCTCCTCGTTAAGGCCGAGGAGACTGCGGCAGCCCTAGCCGGGATAGCCGGCTTCCTCCTAATATTCTCCACAGGCCTCGCGGTACCGAGGGAGATGCTCCCCGGGCTCCTTGCCGAAGCCTCCCTATACTTCCCGCTGACCCTAGCCGTCGAGCTGGGTAAGGATGCTATATTCGCCTCCGCCACACCCTCTGAGGTCCTCACCGAGGCCTGGCCCCTATACCTGTCCCTAGCACTGGCGGGCCTCGTCGGTATACTATCGTACAGGAGGGTTATGGCCCTGGCTGTAGAGGAGTAG